In Rhodothermus marinus DSM 4252, a single genomic region encodes these proteins:
- a CDS encoding RNB domain-containing ribonuclease, with the protein MKPGTLVEYLEDDRPQFALVLASRDGSVQALTPTGRRIRLPVRRIAIRHERTATAEALAEVVQALEAQIDALQAEIDLALLWETAREEGEAFDLEALARLYFGEAGPLEQAALLRALLSDTLYFGRRGLTFVPRTPEQVEALQTAERRRREREAERRALRAQLEQLLDAEADELSEAPAALLDALEAYLRQKQRSETTEVLAEVARDRGMTTREAALEILLRTGRIDASIDTFALLAGIEPTFPSEVLAAAEALVPFEPTGDRTDFTHLPAFHIDDASTREIDDAFTVEPLAEGGWRIGIHLADVPHFVAPDDVLDREARRRGLTRYLPTGSIPMLPERLSHDLASLRPDAIRPTLSVVVTVDASEQIRDVQLVRGQIRVAHGFTYETADAVLSGETPHELAEALQVLARLSQTLTEARLARGALLIRRPELKVQVDGDTITLKVIDPDTPARRMVSEWMILANAEAARWAAENELPMIYRVQDPPDDPELQGRKLDYDPVLLASRLRGLRRTRFSTHPQPHAGLGLEAYVQITSPIRRYADLALQRQIVAALADAPLPYDTTRLFEVLATAEAAEREARALEQQATRYWALVWLERHAAQTFEAIVVARRPAGYLVELQPYGLRGLLATADALAPGDRVAVRPEAIDPRRGRLRLQRA; encoded by the coding sequence ATGAAACCGGGTACGCTTGTCGAATATCTTGAGGATGACCGGCCGCAATTTGCGCTGGTGCTGGCGTCGCGCGACGGCTCCGTGCAGGCGCTGACGCCCACCGGACGCCGCATCCGGCTGCCGGTTCGTCGCATTGCCATTCGCCACGAACGCACCGCCACGGCCGAGGCGCTGGCCGAGGTGGTACAGGCGCTGGAAGCTCAGATCGACGCGCTGCAGGCGGAGATCGACCTGGCCCTGCTCTGGGAGACCGCCCGCGAAGAAGGCGAGGCGTTCGACCTGGAAGCCCTGGCCCGGCTCTACTTCGGCGAGGCCGGGCCGCTGGAACAGGCGGCGCTGCTGCGGGCGCTCTTAAGCGATACCCTGTACTTCGGCCGCCGGGGCCTGACCTTCGTTCCGCGCACACCCGAGCAGGTGGAAGCCCTGCAGACGGCGGAGCGCCGCCGCCGGGAACGTGAGGCCGAACGCCGGGCGCTGCGCGCACAGCTCGAACAACTGCTCGACGCCGAGGCCGACGAGCTGTCCGAGGCGCCGGCCGCATTGCTGGACGCGCTCGAAGCCTACCTGCGCCAGAAGCAGCGCTCCGAAACCACCGAGGTGCTGGCCGAGGTAGCCCGTGACCGGGGCATGACCACCCGCGAGGCTGCCCTGGAGATCCTGCTGCGCACGGGTCGCATCGACGCCTCCATCGATACGTTCGCGCTGCTGGCCGGCATCGAACCGACCTTCCCGTCCGAAGTGCTGGCCGCCGCCGAAGCGCTCGTGCCCTTCGAACCGACCGGAGACCGCACCGACTTTACACACCTGCCCGCCTTTCACATCGACGACGCTTCCACGCGCGAGATCGACGATGCCTTCACCGTCGAACCACTGGCCGAGGGCGGCTGGCGCATCGGGATTCATCTGGCCGACGTGCCCCATTTCGTCGCGCCGGACGACGTGCTCGACCGGGAAGCCCGGCGCCGGGGCCTGACCCGCTACCTGCCCACCGGCTCCATTCCCATGCTGCCCGAGCGCCTGAGCCACGACCTGGCCAGCCTTCGTCCCGACGCAATCCGCCCCACGCTGAGCGTGGTGGTGACCGTGGACGCCTCGGAGCAGATCCGGGACGTGCAGCTCGTGCGTGGACAGATCCGCGTGGCGCATGGGTTCACCTACGAAACGGCCGATGCAGTGCTGTCCGGCGAAACGCCGCACGAGCTGGCCGAGGCGCTGCAGGTGCTGGCCCGCCTGAGCCAGACGCTGACCGAAGCCCGGCTGGCGCGCGGCGCGCTGCTGATCCGGCGACCCGAGCTCAAAGTGCAGGTGGACGGCGACACGATCACGCTCAAGGTGATCGATCCCGACACACCCGCCCGACGCATGGTCAGCGAATGGATGATCCTGGCCAATGCCGAGGCGGCCCGCTGGGCGGCCGAAAACGAGCTGCCCATGATCTACCGCGTGCAGGATCCGCCCGACGATCCCGAGTTGCAGGGACGCAAGCTGGACTACGACCCCGTGCTGCTGGCCAGCCGGTTACGCGGGCTGCGCCGCACACGCTTTTCCACGCACCCCCAGCCTCATGCCGGACTCGGTCTGGAGGCCTACGTGCAGATCACCTCGCCGATCCGGCGCTATGCCGACCTGGCCCTGCAGCGTCAGATCGTGGCCGCGCTGGCCGACGCGCCGCTCCCGTACGACACCACCCGGCTGTTCGAAGTGCTGGCCACCGCCGAGGCGGCAGAACGCGAGGCCCGGGCGCTGGAGCAGCAGGCCACCCGCTACTGGGCGCTGGTCTGGCTCGAACGCCATGCGGCGCAGACCTTCGAGGCGATCGTCGTGGCCCGCCGCCCGGCCGGCTACCTCGTCGAGCTGCAGCCCTACGGCCTGCGTGGCCTGCTGGCCACGGCCGATGCGCTGGCCCCCGGCGACCGCGTCGCCGTACGTCCCGAAGCGATCGATCCCCGCCGCGGCCGCCTCCGCCTGCAGCGGGCCTGA
- a CDS encoding DUF5615 family PIN-like protein — MRFMVDECTGPAVAKWLRAQGYEVFSVYDEARGVDDETLLQKAFAENWILITNDKDFGEKIYRERHPHRGVVLLRLEDERSVTKIAVLQRLLQRYGERLTDQFVVVSEAGVRFARE, encoded by the coding sequence ATGCGCTTCATGGTGGATGAATGTACCGGTCCTGCTGTAGCGAAGTGGTTGCGCGCGCAGGGATATGAGGTATTTTCTGTGTATGACGAGGCGCGCGGGGTGGATGATGAGACGCTTCTTCAGAAAGCATTTGCCGAGAACTGGATATTGATTACGAACGATAAGGACTTTGGGGAAAAGATTTATCGTGAGCGACATCCCCATCGAGGCGTTGTGCTCCTGAGATTGGAAGATGAGCGATCGGTAACAAAGATTGCAGTACTGCAACGTTTGCTCCAGCGTTACGGGGAACGACTGACCGATCAATTTGTCGTGGTCAGCGAAGCAGGCGTACGATTCGCCCGGGAGTGA
- a CDS encoding DUF433 domain-containing protein, translating to MKEAQLLQRIVVDPKVMAGKPVIRGTRLPVEYILKLLAHGATVEEILQEYSGLTHEDIQACLLFATRVLEKTDFMPLIASEE from the coding sequence ATGAAAGAAGCGCAATTGCTGCAGCGTATTGTTGTCGATCCAAAAGTAATGGCAGGAAAGCCGGTTATTCGGGGGACGCGGCTGCCGGTGGAATATATTCTGAAATTGCTGGCGCATGGGGCCACGGTCGAGGAAATTCTTCAGGAGTACTCCGGGCTTACGCACGAAGACATTCAGGCCTGTCTCTTGTTTGCGACCAGAGTGCTCGAAAAGACAGATTTTATGCCACTGATTGCGTCAGAAGAGTAG
- the trmB gene encoding tRNA (guanosine(46)-N7)-methyltransferase TrmB, whose translation MILRTGQFTFPTPPAQLFGREAPLMLEIGFGDGGFLTDWAARHPDWNVLGVEISPGSMRRAFGRVRRAGLTNVRLYLGQARFLVRNVLPLRSLSLVYVNFPDPWPKKRHQERRLLQAPFFELLSTRLADGGALRLTTDDAPYFSFALEEAEKTGLYRIEVTEPPPETLQTKYARKWQAQQKPIYHAVFTKQAEASDPFPPSIERYDVMHHALLEGTLPALERFEKLVHAFRGGHVIVLEAYRTLDGTGLLFLVRIEEEDLTQEVLVEARPKDGKVLVRVLPFGLPLSTRGTREAIRCLTEWLETQGMRLAEAFF comes from the coding sequence ATGATATTGCGCACCGGACAGTTCACCTTCCCGACGCCGCCCGCGCAGCTCTTCGGCCGCGAGGCGCCGCTGATGCTGGAGATCGGCTTCGGCGACGGCGGCTTTCTGACGGACTGGGCGGCGCGTCACCCGGACTGGAACGTGCTGGGCGTGGAGATTTCGCCGGGCTCGATGCGGCGGGCGTTCGGGCGGGTGCGCCGGGCCGGCCTGACCAACGTGCGGCTCTATCTGGGCCAGGCCCGCTTTCTGGTGCGTAACGTGTTGCCGCTGCGCAGCCTGTCGCTGGTGTACGTGAACTTCCCGGATCCCTGGCCCAAAAAGCGCCACCAGGAGCGGCGGCTGTTGCAGGCGCCGTTTTTCGAGCTACTTTCCACCCGACTGGCCGACGGCGGGGCGCTTCGGCTGACCACCGACGACGCGCCGTATTTTTCTTTTGCGCTGGAAGAGGCCGAAAAGACCGGGCTGTATCGGATCGAAGTGACCGAGCCGCCGCCGGAGACGCTCCAGACCAAGTACGCGCGTAAGTGGCAGGCCCAGCAGAAACCCATTTACCACGCCGTCTTTACGAAGCAGGCCGAGGCTTCCGATCCGTTTCCTCCGTCCATCGAACGCTACGACGTCATGCACCACGCACTGCTGGAAGGGACGCTCCCCGCGCTGGAACGCTTCGAGAAACTGGTCCACGCCTTCCGAGGCGGTCACGTGATCGTGCTCGAAGCCTACCGGACGCTCGACGGCACCGGGCTGCTGTTTCTGGTGCGGATTGAGGAAGAGGACCTGACGCAGGAGGTGCTGGTCGAAGCGCGTCCGAAGGACGGAAAGGTGCTCGTGCGCGTGCTTCCGTTCGGTCTTCCGCTCTCGACGCGGGGCACGCGCGAGGCGATCCGGTGCCTGACCGAATGGCTGGAAACGCAGGGCATGCGCCTGGCTGAAGCGTTTTTCTGA
- a CDS encoding response regulator produces MPGKPRILWADDEIELLRPHILFLETKGYEVTSVTNGADAVEQVRRQHFDVVLLDEQMPGMGGLETLSEIKAIAPELPVVLVTKSEEEQLMEEALGRQISDYLTKPVNPSQILLTCKRLLEQPRIRSEKVSQEYLQAFARIAAALQGPLSPDEWVDLYRRLTRFDLELEGDEGARQILEDQFREANRVFGRYIEDVYPNWLASQPDEDRPVLSHEVLPRFVLPALDEGRPVLFFVIDCMRFDQWLEFERLLAPLFDLELHFHFSLLPTATPYARNAIFSGLLPRDLARRYPDAWSEAEEGESSRNRNEETFLHDFFERRRLRARIRYEKLIGAADGRAFARQVNDFLQHDLSAIVVNFVDILAHSRSDSDVLKEIAPDERAYRALTRTWFEHSWLYQAFQELARQRCTIILTTDHGAIRCLHPTKVLGDRETSTALRFKFGRNLRGDERHAILVRDPLPFGLPRSSVTTTYLLAKEDYYFVYPTNYHHYVNLYRDTFQHGGVSLQEMIVPIVTLRPRAV; encoded by the coding sequence ATGCCGGGAAAACCACGCATTCTCTGGGCCGACGACGAGATCGAACTGCTTCGGCCGCACATTCTGTTTCTGGAAACGAAGGGCTATGAGGTGACCAGCGTCACGAACGGCGCCGACGCCGTCGAGCAGGTGCGCCGCCAGCACTTCGACGTGGTGCTGCTCGACGAGCAGATGCCGGGCATGGGTGGTCTGGAGACGCTCTCCGAAATCAAGGCGATCGCGCCGGAGCTGCCCGTGGTGCTCGTCACCAAGAGCGAAGAAGAACAGCTCATGGAAGAAGCGCTGGGCCGCCAGATCAGCGACTACCTGACCAAACCCGTCAACCCGAGCCAGATCCTGCTCACCTGCAAGCGCCTGCTCGAACAACCCCGCATCCGGAGCGAAAAGGTCTCACAGGAATACCTGCAGGCCTTTGCCCGCATTGCGGCTGCGTTGCAGGGGCCGCTCTCGCCCGATGAATGGGTGGACCTGTACCGCCGGCTCACCCGCTTCGACCTGGAGCTGGAAGGCGACGAAGGCGCCCGCCAGATTCTGGAAGACCAGTTCCGCGAGGCCAACCGGGTCTTCGGCCGTTACATCGAGGACGTATACCCCAACTGGCTGGCGTCGCAACCCGACGAAGACCGGCCCGTACTCTCGCACGAGGTGCTGCCCCGCTTCGTGCTGCCGGCACTCGACGAAGGACGGCCCGTGCTGTTTTTCGTCATCGACTGCATGCGCTTCGACCAGTGGCTGGAGTTCGAACGACTGCTGGCGCCGCTGTTCGACCTGGAGCTGCACTTCCACTTTTCGCTGCTGCCCACAGCCACGCCGTACGCCCGCAACGCAATCTTCAGCGGGCTGCTGCCGCGTGATCTGGCCCGGCGTTACCCGGACGCCTGGTCCGAGGCCGAAGAAGGCGAAAGCAGCCGCAACCGCAACGAAGAGACGTTCCTGCACGACTTCTTCGAGCGGCGCCGCCTGCGCGCGCGCATCCGCTACGAAAAGCTCATCGGCGCCGCCGACGGCCGCGCCTTCGCCCGCCAGGTGAACGACTTCCTGCAGCACGACCTGAGCGCCATTGTCGTGAACTTTGTCGACATTCTGGCGCACAGCCGCTCCGACTCGGACGTGCTTAAAGAGATTGCTCCGGACGAGCGCGCTTACCGGGCACTGACGCGCACCTGGTTCGAGCATTCCTGGCTCTACCAGGCCTTTCAGGAGCTGGCCCGCCAACGCTGCACGATCATCCTGACGACCGACCACGGCGCCATCCGCTGCCTGCACCCCACGAAAGTGCTGGGCGACCGCGAAACCTCGACGGCGCTCCGGTTCAAGTTCGGCCGCAACCTGCGCGGCGACGAGCGCCACGCCATCCTCGTGCGCGACCCGCTGCCCTTCGGTCTGCCGCGAAGCAGCGTGACGACCACCTACCTGCTCGCCAAAGAAGACTACTATTTCGTCTATCCGACGAACTACCACCACTACGTGAACCTGTACCGCGACACGTTCCAGCACGGCGGCGTGTCGCTGCAGGAGATGATCGTACCGATCGTTACCCTGCGTCCCCGGGCCGTATGA
- the tsaE gene encoding tRNA (adenosine(37)-N6)-threonylcarbamoyltransferase complex ATPase subunit type 1 TsaE translates to MSTAALTDLLPCETDSPEATHALGRRLAEHLRPGDVVALYGDLGAGKTQLVKGIAAGLGIPDVEVSSPTFTLVHEYRGGRLPLYHFDAYRLRNLEEFFDLGYEEYFYGDGVSVVEWADRIEPLLPPHTLRLRLEHLGGDRRRITWHEAPPSPDGLQSRL, encoded by the coding sequence ATGAGCACCGCCGCACTGACCGATCTGCTGCCCTGCGAGACGGACAGCCCCGAAGCCACGCACGCGCTGGGACGGCGCCTGGCCGAACACCTCCGGCCGGGCGACGTGGTGGCGCTCTATGGCGACCTGGGCGCGGGCAAAACGCAACTGGTCAAAGGGATCGCGGCGGGCCTGGGCATCCCCGACGTGGAGGTCAGCAGCCCCACATTCACGCTCGTGCACGAGTACCGGGGCGGACGGCTGCCGCTGTACCACTTCGATGCTTACCGCCTGCGCAATCTGGAAGAGTTCTTCGACCTGGGCTACGAGGAATACTTCTACGGCGACGGCGTGAGCGTCGTCGAATGGGCCGATCGCATCGAGCCGTTGCTGCCGCCGCATACGCTGCGGCTGCGGCTCGAACACCTGGGCGGCGACCGCCGCCGCATCACCTGGCACGAAGCGCCTCCTTCGCCCGACGGACTTCAGTCCCGGTTGTAG
- a CDS encoding NAD(P)-dependent oxidoreductase, which translates to MTVLMVGGTGATGRLLVQQLLQRGERVRAIVRTPDGLSELLDTQPNLSLIYGSISELSDAELAAYVEGCGAVASCLGHRVSFRGMFGPPRRLVTDAVRRLCRAVRRHRPDRPVRFALMNTAGNRNRDLDEPLPFLHRLLERLLRGLLPPHADNVAAAEFLRTRIGRRDEYIEWVAVRPDALRDETAVSAYDVYPSPTRSALLDAGATSRINVAHFMARLLTEEALWNRWKGQMPVIYNRD; encoded by the coding sequence ATGACGGTATTGATGGTGGGGGGCACCGGCGCCACGGGGCGGTTGCTGGTGCAGCAATTGTTGCAGCGCGGCGAGCGGGTGCGGGCCATTGTACGCACGCCCGATGGGCTTTCGGAACTGCTCGACACGCAGCCGAACCTTTCGCTGATCTACGGGAGCATTTCGGAACTGAGTGATGCAGAGCTGGCCGCCTACGTGGAAGGGTGCGGGGCGGTGGCTTCGTGCCTGGGCCACCGGGTGAGCTTCCGGGGGATGTTCGGACCGCCGCGGCGTCTGGTGACCGACGCGGTGCGGCGGCTCTGTCGGGCCGTCCGGCGACACCGGCCGGACCGGCCGGTACGCTTCGCGCTGATGAACACGGCGGGCAACCGCAACCGCGATCTGGACGAGCCGTTGCCCTTCCTGCACCGGCTGCTGGAGCGACTGTTGCGCGGTCTGTTGCCGCCGCACGCCGACAACGTGGCGGCCGCCGAGTTTTTGCGCACGCGGATCGGACGCCGGGACGAATACATTGAGTGGGTGGCCGTGCGTCCGGACGCCCTCCGCGATGAAACGGCCGTCTCGGCCTACGACGTATATCCGTCGCCCACGCGCAGTGCGCTGCTCGACGCCGGTGCCACCAGCCGGATCAACGTGGCGCACTTCATGGCCCGGTTGCTCACCGAAGAAGCGCTCTGGAACCGCTGGAAAGGCCAGATGCCGGTCATCTACAACCGGGACTGA
- a CDS encoding M28 family metallopeptidase encodes MTMRLFAACLLPVLVWTGCRREDPTEAAHQAITPELLAEHIQVLASDEFLGRAPASPGEEKTVNYLIEQFQALGLRPGNGDSYTQEVPLAEITADPASARLEVRGRRGRLRFRYGDEAMFWTKRLVPEVSVAGSEVVFVGYGIVAPEYNWNDYADVDVRGKTVVILVNDPGYATGDSTLFTGRAMTYYGRWTYKFEEAARQGAAAALIIHETGPAGYPWAVVQGSWSGPQFTLVNAQQNMDRCAIEGWLTYESARRLFELAGQDLEQLKAAAARPGFRAVPLGLRLSATLHNTIREVRSRNVLALLPGRERPDEVVIYTAHWDHLGVDPSLPGDSIYNGALDNATGTAGLLALARAFTALPEPPARSVLFLAVTAEEQGLLGSAYYATHPVFPPEKTVAVLNMDGLNVLGPMRDVTVIGYGMSELDDYAAAAAEAQGRYLRPDPEPEKGYYYRSDHFSFARVGIPALYLDAGIDHVEHGPEWTLARRAEYVERHYHKPSDEYDPAWDLRGAVDDLRLLFDIGYRLANSTDFPNWREGTPFRALRDRQRAGN; translated from the coding sequence ATGACGATGCGTCTATTTGCCGCCTGCCTGCTGCCTGTGCTCGTGTGGACGGGTTGCCGGCGGGAGGATCCCACCGAAGCGGCCCATCAGGCCATCACGCCGGAACTGCTGGCCGAGCACATTCAGGTGCTGGCCTCCGATGAGTTTCTGGGCCGGGCACCCGCCTCGCCGGGCGAAGAAAAGACGGTCAACTACCTGATCGAGCAATTTCAGGCGCTGGGGCTTCGCCCGGGCAACGGCGACAGCTACACCCAGGAGGTGCCGCTGGCCGAGATCACGGCCGACCCGGCCTCGGCTCGGCTGGAAGTGCGGGGGCGCCGGGGCCGTCTGCGCTTCCGCTACGGCGACGAGGCCATGTTCTGGACCAAGCGGCTGGTGCCGGAAGTGTCGGTGGCCGGAAGCGAGGTGGTCTTCGTGGGCTACGGCATCGTGGCGCCCGAATACAACTGGAACGACTACGCGGACGTGGACGTGCGCGGCAAGACCGTCGTGATTCTGGTGAACGACCCCGGCTACGCGACGGGCGACTCGACGCTGTTCACCGGCCGGGCCATGACCTACTACGGCCGCTGGACCTACAAATTCGAGGAAGCTGCCCGCCAGGGTGCCGCGGCCGCGCTCATCATCCACGAGACCGGTCCGGCCGGCTACCCGTGGGCCGTGGTGCAGGGCTCCTGGTCCGGCCCCCAGTTCACGCTGGTGAACGCGCAGCAGAACATGGATCGGTGCGCGATCGAGGGCTGGCTGACCTACGAGTCGGCCCGGCGACTGTTCGAGCTGGCCGGACAGGACCTGGAGCAGCTCAAGGCGGCGGCCGCCCGGCCGGGCTTCCGGGCCGTGCCGCTGGGCCTGCGCCTGTCGGCCACGCTGCATAACACGATCCGCGAGGTGCGCTCGCGCAACGTGCTGGCGCTCCTGCCGGGCCGGGAGCGTCCCGACGAGGTGGTGATCTACACGGCCCACTGGGACCATCTGGGCGTCGATCCATCGCTGCCCGGCGACAGCATCTACAACGGCGCGCTCGACAACGCCACGGGCACGGCCGGCCTGCTGGCGCTGGCGCGGGCCTTCACGGCGCTGCCCGAGCCGCCCGCCCGTTCCGTGCTGTTCCTGGCCGTCACCGCCGAAGAGCAGGGCCTGCTGGGCTCGGCCTACTATGCCACGCACCCGGTCTTCCCGCCCGAAAAGACCGTAGCCGTGCTGAACATGGACGGCCTGAACGTGCTGGGTCCCATGCGCGACGTGACGGTCATCGGCTACGGCATGTCGGAGCTGGACGACTACGCGGCGGCCGCCGCCGAGGCTCAGGGACGTTACCTGCGGCCCGATCCCGAACCGGAGAAGGGCTACTATTACCGCTCGGACCACTTCAGCTTTGCCCGGGTGGGCATTCCGGCGCTGTACCTGGACGCCGGCATCGACCACGTGGAGCACGGACCGGAATGGACGCTGGCCCGCCGCGCCGAGTACGTCGAGCGGCATTATCACAAACCCTCGGACGAGTACGACCCGGCCTGGGACCTGCGCGGCGCGGTGGACGACCTGCGGCTGCTGTTCGACATCGGCTACCGCCTGGCCAACAGCACCGACTTCCCGAACTGGCGCGAAGGTACCCCCTTCCGTGCCCTGCGCGACCGGCAACGGGCCGGAAACTGA
- the lhgO gene encoding L-2-hydroxyglutarate oxidase, whose amino-acid sequence MKQPTIAIIGGGIVGLATAYRLMERMPGATITVLEKENRVAAHQTGRNSGVIHSGLYYRPGSLKATCCREGKWELIRFCEAEGIPYELCGKVIVAVEEAERPRLQALYERGQQNGVACTLIGPERLRELEPHAHGVAAIHVPEAGIVSYRAVAERLRAKLEAAGHRVVLGAPVTRIVPDGRGVVLETPVGAFRADVAVGCAGLYADRIARMDGLEPGVRILPFRGEYYELRPERRHLCRNLIYPVPDPAYPFLGVHFTRMIDGRVECGPSAVLAFAREGYRLTDVRLSELLEMLSYRGFWQLARRHWRKGVQELLQSLSKRYYLRQARRLIPEVTPEDFLPAPSGVRAQAVDPEGRLVDDFLVLESPRMVHVVNAPSPAATSSFRIGALVAERVQARFD is encoded by the coding sequence ATGAAGCAGCCGACCATCGCGATCATCGGCGGCGGGATTGTCGGGCTGGCCACGGCCTACCGGCTTATGGAGCGTATGCCGGGGGCCACGATCACCGTGCTGGAAAAAGAAAACCGGGTAGCGGCGCATCAGACGGGGCGTAATTCCGGCGTGATCCATTCCGGCCTGTATTATCGCCCCGGCTCGCTCAAGGCCACCTGCTGTCGGGAGGGGAAATGGGAACTGATCCGGTTCTGTGAGGCAGAGGGAATTCCCTACGAGCTCTGTGGCAAAGTGATCGTGGCCGTCGAGGAGGCCGAGCGGCCGCGTCTGCAGGCGCTCTACGAGCGCGGGCAGCAGAACGGCGTGGCCTGCACGCTGATCGGTCCCGAGCGGCTCCGGGAGTTGGAGCCGCACGCGCACGGCGTGGCGGCCATCCACGTGCCGGAGGCGGGCATCGTCAGCTACCGTGCGGTGGCCGAGCGGCTCCGCGCAAAGCTGGAGGCGGCCGGTCACCGTGTGGTGCTCGGGGCGCCCGTCACGCGCATCGTGCCGGACGGCCGGGGCGTGGTGCTCGAAACGCCGGTCGGTGCTTTCCGGGCCGACGTGGCCGTAGGTTGCGCCGGACTCTACGCCGATCGGATTGCCCGCATGGACGGCCTGGAGCCCGGCGTCCGCATTTTGCCGTTCCGGGGCGAGTATTACGAACTCCGCCCCGAGCGGCGGCATCTGTGCCGCAACCTGATCTACCCGGTGCCCGATCCGGCCTATCCGTTTCTGGGCGTGCACTTCACGCGCATGATCGACGGACGCGTCGAGTGCGGTCCCAGCGCCGTACTGGCCTTCGCCCGCGAGGGCTACCGGCTGACCGACGTGCGCCTGTCCGAGCTGCTCGAAATGCTCAGCTACCGGGGTTTCTGGCAACTGGCCCGTCGGCACTGGCGCAAGGGCGTGCAGGAGCTGCTGCAGTCGCTGAGCAAGCGATACTATTTGCGCCAGGCCCGGCGGCTCATTCCCGAAGTGACGCCGGAGGACTTCCTCCCGGCACCGTCCGGGGTGCGGGCGCAGGCCGTCGATCCCGAAGGCCGGCTGGTGGACGACTTTCTCGTGCTGGAGTCGCCGCGGATGGTGCACGTGGTCAACGCCCCCTCGCCGGCCGCCACCTCGTCGTTTCGGATCGGCGCACTGGTCGCCGAACGCGTTCAGGCGCGCTTCGATTGA
- a CDS encoding YfiT family bacillithiol transferase, producing MADPLRYPIGPFQWPEKPLTTEQREGLIAQLAELPVQVRQAVAQLTEEQLDRSYRPGGWTARQVVHHLADSHLNGYVRFRLALTEEAPLIKTYDQQRWAELPDARSAPVSASIALLEGLHARWVALLRSLKPEDFQRTFRHPEHGPLTLDQALALYAWHGRHHVAHLSLVRVQAEGQQTESQPAGS from the coding sequence ATGGCGGATCCGCTACGCTATCCGATCGGGCCGTTTCAATGGCCCGAAAAGCCGCTAACCACGGAGCAGCGGGAAGGGCTGATCGCGCAACTGGCCGAACTCCCCGTGCAGGTGCGGCAGGCCGTGGCGCAGCTCACCGAAGAGCAACTGGATCGCTCCTACCGGCCGGGCGGCTGGACGGCCCGCCAGGTGGTGCACCACCTGGCCGATAGCCACCTGAACGGCTACGTGCGCTTCCGGCTGGCGCTGACCGAAGAGGCGCCGCTGATCAAAACCTACGACCAGCAGCGCTGGGCCGAACTCCCCGACGCCCGTTCGGCGCCCGTCTCGGCTTCGATCGCCCTGCTGGAAGGGCTGCATGCCCGCTGGGTGGCCCTGCTTCGGAGTCTGAAGCCGGAGGACTTCCAGCGCACGTTTCGCCATCCGGAGCACGGGCCTCTGACGCTGGATCAGGCGCTGGCGCTCTATGCCTGGCACGGCCGTCACCATGTGGCGCACCTGTCGCTGGTCCGGGTGCAGGCCGAAGGGCAGCAGACCGAATCGCAGCCGGCGGGCTCATGA
- a CDS encoding MjaI family restriction endonuclease, translating to MAKEWILNVATNRWGLNKKDRVGPVSQWIRECDPKSIEDWEGYYYDKLKRFLEEKGINLSPEEYVESLGKILFVKITEVIHAEVEDVTEYDCVQYIYNLVINRTYDGYITEKRTVYEELQHRLNVKIEPAPDEWDRLYNVDFYIKVNDKYIGLQIKPITYEQTPELYKWKDWLSKTHVDFEKKYGGKVFIIFSIKRDGRKEIYNPDIIGKIEDEIQRLKALKS from the coding sequence ATGGCTAAGGAATGGATATTAAACGTAGCAACTAATAGATGGGGTCTAAACAAAAAGGATAGGGTTGGCCCTGTATCTCAATGGATTCGTGAATGTGATCCGAAATCTATTGAAGATTGGGAAGGTTATTATTATGACAAACTAAAAAGATTTCTGGAAGAAAAAGGAATAAATTTGTCTCCAGAAGAATATGTAGAAAGTCTCGGTAAAATCCTTTTCGTGAAAATTACTGAAGTTATTCACGCCGAAGTCGAAGATGTAACTGAATATGACTGTGTTCAATATATTTATAATCTTGTAATTAATCGCACTTATGACGGGTATATTACAGAAAAACGCACTGTTTATGAAGAATTACAGCATAGATTGAATGTCAAAATTGAACCAGCTCCTGACGAGTGGGATAGACTGTATAATGTGGACTTTTATATTAAAGTTAATGATAAGTATATAGGATTGCAAATCAAGCCTATCACTTATGAGCAGACTCCTGAGTTATATAAATGGAAAGATTGGCTTAGTAAGACTCATGTTGACTTTGAGAAGAAATACGGAGGAAAAGTTTTTATCATATTCTCAATAAAAAGAGATGGTCGAAAAGAAATCTACAACCCTGATATTATTGGAAAGATTGAAGATGAAATTCAAAGATTAAAAGCCTTAAAGTCTTGA